One part of the Amphiprion ocellaris isolate individual 3 ecotype Okinawa chromosome 24, ASM2253959v1, whole genome shotgun sequence genome encodes these proteins:
- the LOC111574198 gene encoding chromosome alignment-maintaining phosphoprotein 1-like isoform X2 produces MSVIVHTRGEAGGGVAAHLQCPHCGHFSRSHAHQLTHMAATHPACLDGVVVGRLGNILMYQSSARLFHCCDCFYTSRDFTKIYKHLVTKHCVAGDGGDGGKDAAERKSSVEVEEEEDEEEAKDEVKKSVLMFDGGGYRCLICGWRNKLKALGVNHVVRKHDIPKAYASQAVTRDAAAANQMQPPEDDEVAGLSGEMLREEMEAMAKVIRFTSNRFVCLICGWKTKLRGFAISHVVRYHDVERPYGCKDCSRSFFLPSRLQQHVRASHRPGRYACPFCCFRSHFLGGFMRHCSRCNAREEGEDGGGGGGAGAGEEEEHDRDEDTKQTRGARKRKRTERLVEEDDEDDD; encoded by the exons ATGTCGGTCATCGTACACACTCGTGGTGAGGCCGGCGGTGGCGTCGCTGCCCACCTCCAGTGCCCCCACTGTGGACACTTCTCCAGGAGCCATGCCCACCAGCTGACCCACATGGCGGCAACCCACCCCGCCTGCCTGGACGGCGTGGTGGTCGGTCGCCTCGGCAACATCCTGATGTACCAGAGCAGCGCCCGGCTGTTCCACTGCTGCGACTGCTTCTACACCAGCCGCGACTTCACCAAGATCTACAAGCACCTCGTCACCAAGCACTGTGTGGCCGGGGACGGAGGGGATGGGGGGAAGGACGCCGCTGAGAGGAAGAGCAGCGTggaggtggaagaggaggaggatgaagaggaggcgAAGGACGAGGTGAAGAAGAGCGTGCTAATGTTCGACGGCGGTGGCTACCGCTGTCTGATCTGCGGTTGGAGGAACAAGCTGAAGGCGCTGGGCGTCAACCACGTGGTCCGCAAACACGACATCCCCAAAGCCTACGCCTCCCAGGCCGTCACACGGGACGCCGCCGCAGCCAATCAGATGCAGCCGCCGGAGGACGACGAGGTGGCCGGGCTGAGCGGCGAGATGCTGAGGGAGGAGATGGAGGCCATGGCCAAAGTTATAAGATTCACCTCCAACCGCTTCGTCTGCCTGATCTGTGGCTGGAAGACCAAACTCAGAG GTTTCGCCATCAGTCACGTGGTGCGTTACCATGACGTCGAGCGTCCCTACGGTTGCAAGGACTGCAGTCGCAGCTTCTTCTTGCCCAGCCGGCTGCAGCAGCACGTCAGGGCGTCCCACCGGCCCGGACGCTACGCCTGTCccttctgctgcttcaggtcCCACTTCCTGGGAGGATTCATGAGGCACTGCAGCCGCTGCAACGCCCGCGAGGAgggggaggacggaggaggaggaggaggagcaggagcaggggaggaggaggagcacgACCGGGACGAAGACACCAAGCAGACCAGAGGAGCCAGGAAACGAAAGAGGACAGAGAGGCTGGTGGAGGAGGACGACGAGGATGACGACTGA
- the LOC111574198 gene encoding chromosome alignment-maintaining phosphoprotein 1-like isoform X1: MTCCVLKTTLMASAKRMSVIVHTRGEAGGGVAAHLQCPHCGHFSRSHAHQLTHMAATHPACLDGVVVGRLGNILMYQSSARLFHCCDCFYTSRDFTKIYKHLVTKHCVAGDGGDGGKDAAERKSSVEVEEEEDEEEAKDEVKKSVLMFDGGGYRCLICGWRNKLKALGVNHVVRKHDIPKAYASQAVTRDAAAANQMQPPEDDEVAGLSGEMLREEMEAMAKVIRFTSNRFVCLICGWKTKLRGFAISHVVRYHDVERPYGCKDCSRSFFLPSRLQQHVRASHRPGRYACPFCCFRSHFLGGFMRHCSRCNAREEGEDGGGGGGAGAGEEEEHDRDEDTKQTRGARKRKRTERLVEEDDEDDD; the protein is encoded by the exons ATGACCTGCTGTGTGCTGAAAACTACACTCATGGCTTCAGCAAAGAG GATGTCGGTCATCGTACACACTCGTGGTGAGGCCGGCGGTGGCGTCGCTGCCCACCTCCAGTGCCCCCACTGTGGACACTTCTCCAGGAGCCATGCCCACCAGCTGACCCACATGGCGGCAACCCACCCCGCCTGCCTGGACGGCGTGGTGGTCGGTCGCCTCGGCAACATCCTGATGTACCAGAGCAGCGCCCGGCTGTTCCACTGCTGCGACTGCTTCTACACCAGCCGCGACTTCACCAAGATCTACAAGCACCTCGTCACCAAGCACTGTGTGGCCGGGGACGGAGGGGATGGGGGGAAGGACGCCGCTGAGAGGAAGAGCAGCGTggaggtggaagaggaggaggatgaagaggaggcgAAGGACGAGGTGAAGAAGAGCGTGCTAATGTTCGACGGCGGTGGCTACCGCTGTCTGATCTGCGGTTGGAGGAACAAGCTGAAGGCGCTGGGCGTCAACCACGTGGTCCGCAAACACGACATCCCCAAAGCCTACGCCTCCCAGGCCGTCACACGGGACGCCGCCGCAGCCAATCAGATGCAGCCGCCGGAGGACGACGAGGTGGCCGGGCTGAGCGGCGAGATGCTGAGGGAGGAGATGGAGGCCATGGCCAAAGTTATAAGATTCACCTCCAACCGCTTCGTCTGCCTGATCTGTGGCTGGAAGACCAAACTCAGAG GTTTCGCCATCAGTCACGTGGTGCGTTACCATGACGTCGAGCGTCCCTACGGTTGCAAGGACTGCAGTCGCAGCTTCTTCTTGCCCAGCCGGCTGCAGCAGCACGTCAGGGCGTCCCACCGGCCCGGACGCTACGCCTGTCccttctgctgcttcaggtcCCACTTCCTGGGAGGATTCATGAGGCACTGCAGCCGCTGCAACGCCCGCGAGGAgggggaggacggaggaggaggaggaggagcaggagcaggggaggaggaggagcacgACCGGGACGAAGACACCAAGCAGACCAGAGGAGCCAGGAAACGAAAGAGGACAGAGAGGCTGGTGGAGGAGGACGACGAGGATGACGACTGA